The nucleotide sequence GATGCCGACGTATTAAAGGTAGGGCATCATGGAAGCGATTCTTCAACCACGGAAGCCTTTTTAAAGAAGGTAAGCCCTGATTATGCAGTAATAAGCGTAGGGCAAGGAAATACATATGGGCATCCAGCGGCAGCTACATTAAATAGATTAAAAAATGCTGGTGTAAAAATATATAGAACAGATGAATCCGGGACGATCATTGCAGCCAGTAACGGTAAAAATGTGACTTTTGATAAGATAGCGTCAAGTGGCATGCCTGCACAAGATAATATTAATGTATCAGCAAGCATAGATAATCCTAATCCTGCACAAAATGCTATAATCAATTTAACTGTGGCAGGTCCGGCCGGAGGAAGCGTTAATGCTGTATGTCATTATAAATCCATAGATACACCTTATGCCGGTATAGTAGGTACTGATGGAGAGGCAATAATACCTATCAGGATAGGGAGAGCTGCTAAAGGCTTTACGGTTGAGATTGAAATAGCAGTGAGTTACAATGGGGAAACATATAATACCAAAACATCATTTACCCCACAATAGCTGGCTGAAAGTAGGCATAGCAGTGCCTTCGGACATCAGACTCTGCTGATATCATACCACAGGATAAACGAATATGAATATGTAACAATTAACTGTATAGATGATGTATGGGAAAAGAGAGAGTTTCTCATGAATGCCCCCATCTATACCACAAAAAAGAACAAGTCTATAGCAGGTTTTACTTGACTATAAACTTATTATACGAGGAGGCATATATGAAAGCAATCATAGACAGATTTGAAGGGAATTATGCCATAGTTGAAATGCCAGGCAGAAAGATGGTCGATATTAAAATAAGTAAAATACCTGCAGGAGCTAAAGAGGGAGATGTATTAAATATAGTAGATGGTGAAATCTCTATAGATTCAACAGGTACGGCAAAGAAAAAAGAAAGAATTGAAGAACTTACAAAGGATCTTTGGAAGTAAAAATATAAGACTTTTGATTTCAAATATATAAGCCTTGAATATATTGTGCTGGGCTTCAGTTTATTTTTATGTTTAAACTTATCCCGAAGTGTACATAATCAGAATACTTGATTTTCATACAATATCTCCATTTAAAAGGTTTCGGTGTAATGCCGGGCTTTTTTATTTCCAAATAGGCTTTAAGAATAATAAATTATTTTAATAATACCTCTTTTGATATTACTATTATCAAGTCCTTTAGTTAAAATTTTAAATGCGTCTTATTTAATTGTATTCAATAATCACTTCTTCAAGTTTTTTAAAAACAGTTTCTACTCCATCATTATTCATAATTTTTTGTACTGTCGTATTAAGAGTAGAGATCTAGCTGCAACTGTCCAATAACGCGTATTATCTTGATACACTACTGCTGAATATATACGCACATCAAATGCGGTATTTAACAAGCACGGTATAGATGATTTTTATAACATTATAAATAAATTTACTCATCATCAACGTAATTAAAGAAAGAGCATATTAGGGCAATAAACCATAATAAATAAAAAGGACTGTGTTTTGTGCAGTCCTTTTTATTTATATGAAATATAGCAAATGGCCTTAAGGAACAAATTGATAGTTAATAAAATATCTGATTTTTATTATTGTAGAAGGGCATAAAAAAGAGAATAATTGATATTTAATTAACTATATAATTAAAGAGAGCGGCGGTGAGGTTAGAGTGCTTAAGTAACCTTGAATGTAGTTGGAGTAACGTGATTTGAGGCCGCCAATAACTGATAAACCATTGAGGAAAGTATAATTGGGTTATACATAAATAGCATCTATTATATAGAAATAATGCGAAAATGATAGAAAAATTGAACAAGTTGTTAATAAATAAACATATATGCAACAGGGTGAAATTTGTTTGGTCATTTAAATTATGTTAATCTTATAACAGGTATTAATTAATAAAATTAACGTAAAAAGTTAGCAAGAGGAGGAGAAAATGAAAAAAGTAACTAAACTATTAACACTATTACTTACTATATCGATGCTGTTTGGCATAGTAGGGTGTGCAGGCAATACGTCATCAACGGGCGGTACATACAAAGCAGGCACCTATACTGCAACGGCTAAAGGCAACAACGGAGATGTTAAGGTTTCCGTAACATTTTCCGGAGAAAAAATCACCGAAGTGAAATTAGATGAGCACCGAGAAACACCCGGCATTGGAGATACTGCATTCAACACTATATCAGCAAAGATTGTAGAGGGACAAACTCTGAATGTTGATACAGTATCTGGAGCAACTAATAGCAGCAACGCCATATTAGAAGCCGTTAAGAATTGTGTGGAGCAGGCTGGCGGAGATGTTAATGCGTTAATGACGCAGGCTAATTCTGAACCAACGAAAACAGAACAAATTAAATCGGAACAGACTGACATCCTTGTCATAGGAGCCGGTGCAGCCGGACTTACAGCTTCATACTTTGCCCGTACGGCTGGAAAAAATGTAATCCTACTTGAAAAACGTGCATTTACCGGAGGTAACTCCGCACTTGCAGGTAAGTTCGATTTAGGCGGTTCAAAGTTCCAGGAGAAGATGGGTGTTGACTTTAGCGCAGAGGATCACTATGAGTCTGTAGCCCACGAGGTAGGTGTGGAGATAGGTAAGACGGCTGATGAAGAATATATCAGGAACTTCACATCTAAAGGTGGTGCGTACCTGGACTGGCTGGTAGATGAAATTAAAATTCCGGCCGGCAAGGTCACCAATGGGAAGGAAATTTATTCAGCAGATGGCTCCGGCATCAAACTGACAGCCGAGGCTATGACCATGCTGACTGACGCTGTTAAAAAAATAGGTGTGGATTTACGCCTTGAAAATGCCGCAACCAAGCTTGTAACTAAGGATGGTAAAGTAGTCGGTGCTGAGGTAAAAGGACCTAATGGTACATACACTATCAATGCAAGTGCCATTATCATGACCAGCGGTGGCTTTGCAGCATCAAAAGAATTACTCGAGAAATATGCCCCGACATGGGCAGGTACCCCAACATCAAACACATCTGCAACAACAGGTGATGGCATAATTATGGCTCAGGAGGTTGGAGCAGTCCTTAGCAACATGGAGTCATTTACCCTTAATCCAACATTCTACGATAATAATGGTACAACCATCTCTGTCAGCGGCGTTCGCTATAACGGCGGTATTCTTGTTGATACAAAGGGCAAGCGTTTCGCTAACGAGCTGGGCGATTATACAAAAGCAGCATTAGCAGAGCTGGCTCTCCCTGAAAAAGGCGCTTTTGGGATCATGGATTCAAAAGGACTTGGAACCAAGGCTGAATACTGCGTGCAGGCAGATACTATTGAAGAACTGGCTGCAAAGATTGGAGTTGATCCTAAGGGCTTAGCTGAGACCATAGCCAAATACCACGATGCTTATGACAAGAAGGCTGAAGATGAGTTTGGGCGCGAAGATATGCGTTCCAGGCTGGACACTGCACCATACTATGCAATTAAAGTGTTCCCAGGCATTCACAATACCCATGGTGGTATCACAGTTAACACAAGAGCTCAGGCTTTAGGTACGACGGGCAAACCTATACCCGGATTATATGCTGCCGGTGATGTGGCTGATGTCAAACTCTACGGTGCTGAGGCACTAACTGCAGCTGGAGTATATGGCAGAATAGCAGCTGAATCTGCTATAACGGATATAAAATAATATATTTTTAAGGCTTTCCAGGAAAAATAACAGCCATCCGAATCATTCCGGATGCACCAAAAGCCCCTGTAAATTCAACATTTACAGGGGCTTTGATGTTTTTTGATATACCGAGTTTTAGAAAGGTCGGTAAGTCAAAAGTAATTAGGCTGCATAAATAAAACTGTTTGATTAGCATTAGTCTTTTTTATGTGAGAAAGTGTGATATAATAGATTCAAAATTTTTACGCAGAAAACTAGAACTCAACTCCAGGATAAGCAATTTTATATAATCTTAAAATAACTGCTGCTAATATAGGAGGTAGGTATATGAGAAGGATCATTGACCGGGTTTTGTACGATATGGGAGATGGGGATTTGCTTGATAAGCTGCTATCTCTTCCAAAATCAGACCTCAATTCTCTTTTACTTGAAGTCTACAGATTACAGGTGGAAAAGGTTACGCCGGCTGGATTGCTCAAAGCATATAAATCAAACCGTTTTGCCGTCCCAAGCCAAATAGATCCGATAGCATATCATCAGCTGGAAACGGAGCTTTTAAAAGCTGCGGAGGATATGGGCATCAAGGGTATCCTGCTTTCTCCTTCCGCCCCCTTTGGAAGCTGTTCAGTTTTCGGCTGTGTTGATCAGAACAATGTGATAAGTGCGGCAAGGGGTACGGAAACTCTGTCAGACCCTACTAACATGTTAGCCGTCATCATTTCCGACGAGTTGAAAAATGGAGTAATTGCAAAGGCCCAAAGGGTTCATTACTGTACAACGGCAAGAGTGGTGAGAGCACAAGCCTTTTCCGGAAAGGGGTTCTTTTCGCATTTTGGAATCTTCTGTATGGTATCTCACGGGAAGGACGGCGGTTCTTATTGCTGTGAAAAAGAACTGCTTGTAAAACAGCTTGAGTATTACAAAAGGCTATTCAATGAAAAGTACGGCGCCAGACTGTCCGTGACGTTGAGGAAGCGGAGCGGATATACAGATGGTGACGGCTTTTTTGAAAGAATGACAGAGCTTGTGCGAGCCGAGCTGCCGGAAGTTCCGTTATCATTAGATTTAGAACATGAAGACAACAATTACTATAAAGGCATAAACTTTAAGATGTACATGGAAAAGGATAATGAGACAGTTGAAATCGGTGATGGAGGCTTTGTTGACTGGATAGCGAAGATGACAGGCAACAAGAAAGAACGTTGCCTCATAAGCGGCCTGGGAATAGATAGAATGCTTCTGCTATAAAGGATGTCTGGAAGGATGCTTTATCAGCTTATGTATTTTCAGTGGAATACCAAGCAGTGTTATTCATATATAGACCTCGCTTGATTTTTACAAATTTTTTCATCATGTTAGTATAAAACCCCTGTAAATTCAATACTTGCAGGGGTTTTATGCTACACTTCCCGCGAAAATTTATATTTGATAAGATCCGCAGGGACCCTAAAGTAGGAGCTTAATTGATCCATAGTCATATCCGTTATGGATATAAGGTCTACTTGCTCATTAGATATTAACAACTCAGCTGCAAATATATCTGCCTGTATTTCAAATTTATTTTTAATTTGAAGGCTGTTTTCTATAAAGAAGCTGATTGATAAATCTGTATGCAGAATAGCGTGCCCCAGCTCGTGGGCACAAATATATTTTGATTCATTATAATCCAATGTAGAATTTATATGGATAATTTCATATCCTTCCTCTGTCCGCTGAAAAAAACCTTTTATATCGCTGCCTAAATTGCTGGATATAATTTTTATATCTAAGAAATCACATAGTTCAAAGGGATTGTTTGTATTGTAGGTTTCAAGCAGCCCCACGATAATATCATCTATCATAAGCATATCCCCTTTTTACTTTGTATAGTTATGTCTTTTTTCATTTTCCTCTCTTTGTTTCTGCTCTGCATAGGCCAAACCCATTTGAATTGCATTAGCCAGAGCAATTTTACTTTCATCAGATAACATTTCTCCATTAAGCATAAGCCCTGGCTGTGAAAGTATGATTTCCATGGCTCTTTTAACATCAGTAATTGTATTGAAAGGAGCAGGTGATTCTTCTGTTATAGAATTCTTAAAATCTCTTTTAGTACTTGCCGCAGGGCTATCGTAAAGGTGAGGCCCTTGCTCAAACCCTAAAAGCAGGTAATCCGTCGATACACCAAAAAAACCTGCTATTTCTATTAGTAGATCGAAGCTTACCTCTCTTTTTCCGCTTTCCACCATAGCAATAGTTGACTGAGCTGTACCTAAGCTGTCTGCCAATTCTTTCTGAGTCAATCCTTTTTTTAATCTTAATTCCCGTATTCGACTGCCTAACACTAAAATCACTCCCAGTAATTATTCAATTCTATTTTAACACTAAATGTGATAATTTCAATGGAGATTTTTAGTATTTAAAAGGCATTTTAAGAAAAAATAGGATAATTATATAATATCACAATAAATATCACTATATGTAATTACTTTGAATTTTATATAAATCACTAATAGTGATATCATTATCACATAAAGAGAAAAGGAGATACGGCAAATGAGGGTAACCCCAATTAGATTGAAACGTATAAACGCAGGAATTAATTGCGATGAAGCTATTAGTATGCTGGGTATTAGTAAGAGCATGTTATACAAAATAGAAATCGGTAACCGCAGTCCTTCTAAAAATGTAATTGCCAAGATGAGTGAATTATATAAATGCCCGGTTGATGATATCTTTAAAGCCATAAAAATTACCAGAAAGCTGGATAAGGGAGTTGATAAGGTATGAATTACATCAAAGAAACTGAAAAATGGCTATATAACTATAAAACTATGATGGCAGGTATTGAAAACCTATACCGTCTATATGAAGAAAAAGAGAAGGAAGCTCAGGAAGGGCATCCTATCCGGTATGATAGGGACAAGCTTAGTCCTACATATGTATTTAGCTCCGAGACAGAAAACATAGCATTGGATCTGGTAATTATAAAAAGCAGAATTGAAAAGATGAAGGTCAAAGTAAAGAATATTGAAACAGCCCTTGAAACACTTAATGATGCTGAGAGGATGATTATAGAGATGAAATATTTTGAGGGGTGCAGGTGGCAGCAGATTTCATATAAAGCCCAATATAATGAGCGCTGGTGTAAGGAAATAAGAAAAAGGGCCATTGAGAAAATGGCCATAGGAATGTTTGGAGAAACACAGCACGATTACAGCACCAAATTTGGTTAATAACATGTTATTATATTAATGTGAAAGCCTTGCAGGAATGCGAGGCTGTTTTATTTGTAAAGGAGGAGTTAAGTGAAAGTTAAGTTGTTTACACAATGGAAAGGTAAAAATCTGGTATGTTGCTGCCCGATTGATAATAGATATTGCAAAGATGGCGTATGCGAAGAAGTTGAATTCACTCTTAATCCTTATGATGGTATAAAGGATTGTATGGAAGGACAGCACACATATAAAAGATATAAGGGAGGGGCTATGAGGCAGATAAAATAGTAAGTAGTTGCATGCATTTTGCTAAAAAGCATGTATGCTCATGGCGCTGTTCAGGTACGAAGTATTTCTAATAATATAGAAGATTAAGAAGCACTTACTAAGTAAACGGGTAGGTGTTTTTATTTTGCTTGAAAGAGGTACGAGGTACTGTTCTTTCAAGGATAAAAACTCAAAGAGGTTAACGACAACATCTATCTGCATTAGGAATGATTATCTGGAGTTGCTAATTTTGAAGCAATCTATACAGCCAATAAGCAGTCGGCGGCAAGACAGGTAATGCCTTAGCTGTTTGATGTGAGGCTGGTTTATATAGATTAAATTAACTAACTTTATTGTAGGAGGTGAGCACAGTTCCTTAAGCACAAAGGGTTCAGGTATTAGTTTTTTTATTTGTCCAAAACAGTATGAGAACCTACGTTTAAAGAAATTAGACAAGCAGATGGTAAGAAAACTAAAGGCTTGTAAAGGGGGGATTGAATTTAAAGAATTTGAGCAGCTTGCCAAGGCATTTAAAAAGGCTGCAGATGATAAGGTAGTTGAGAACTTTATCCGGGAATTTTTGATGGAAATGGCGCTTATGGCAGAGCAAAAGATGAAGAATCGTACTCCGGCAGATATGAAAGAATTGGCAAACAGCTGGCATGCAGGAAATGTAAAACGCCGCGGCAAGACATATGAGGTGGAAATATATAATAATGCAAAAGATGCTTCTTTTGTGGAATATGGCTACAGCACAAAGGAAGAGGATATTAGCTGGGTGGAAGGCAAATTCATGATGACCATATCTATGAAAGAAATAGAAAAACAGCTTCCCGGATACCTTGAAAAAAGACAGGCTGGGCTATTAAATCAGATTATGAATGGCAGAGCGCCAAAGAAAGGATGATGATGCCATGGGGGTTATAACTATAAATATCATTTGGGATGGTATTAATGAGGTGCTTAATCATAACTTCCCCGAAGTGCCTATAGTGGAAGAGATCAGTCCGGAACTTGAGAAGCCTTATTTTTTAATTAAACTCCTTCAGGGATGGCAGGCCCAGGAATTGGGGAGACGGTACCGCCGCACATATTCTTTCGACATACACTATTTTGCTGTGAATAACAGGGAAAGCCATAGTATGGCGGAACAATTGTACGGGATTATGGGTTTAATCGAAATTGACGGTGCCAAATACCGTGGTATGAATATGAGCCATGAAGTTATTGACGGAGTATTGCATTTTAATGTTGATTATTCATTCGATTTAAAGCAGGAGATACAGGAATACCCGTTAATGCAGACTATGGAACAGGAGGGATATGTACGTGGCTGAGAAAAAACAAGGACAAAAACTTTATACTAAGCAGCAGTTCTTATCTTCTAAAAAATACACAGCAGGCCATAAAGACCTATTGAGCGTGCTGCTGGAGGATAAAAAAAGCTATACCCATGAACAGGTAAAAAATATTGCAGAGAAATTTTTAAAGAAAGAGGTGGAGTAAATGTCAGGTGGAATATGGACGACACAAAATAAAGTACGCCCTGGCGTATATGTAAATTTCAATAGTGAGCCTCAGGTTATGGGGTCTATAGGAGAACGGGGCATTGTAACGATGCCTTTGATGCTTTCCTGGGGAGAACCTAAAAAGGTAATATCTGTCGGGGCCGGTGAAGATGTATCTGTAAAGCTGGGATATGCTATTTCAGATTCAAAGCTTCTGCTGGTAAAGGAAGCTTTGAAACGGGCTCAAACATTACTTTTATACAGGCTTAACACCGGTACAAAAGCAACTGCAACTGCCGGCAATCTGACAGTTACAGCAAAATGGGGCGGTGTAAGAGGCAATGATATAACGGTAGCTATAACTGAAAATATAGACGACCCTTCTTATTTTGATGTGGTGACGCTGATGTCAGGAGTTTTAGTAGATACTCAGACGGCTGCTGATATTTCAGGCCTTGCGGCTAATGATTGGGTGGAATTTGGCGGTACAGGAGAATTGACGGAATCGGCAGGGATGCCTCTTACAGGCGGGGCAGACGGTACTGTAACCAACCAGGATTACATTGACTATCTGGCCGCAGCAGAGATAACGGATTTTAATACTATGGCGCTTCCGGTGACGGATAGTACCCTAAAAGGACTGGCTGTGTCCTTCTGCAAACGCCTCAGGGATGATGAAGGAAAAAAGATACAGGTGGTAATAGAAAACTATCCAGAGGCCGATTATGAAGGGGTTATAAGCGTTAAAAACGGAGTTGTACTGTCAGACGGTACAGCATTGACAGCAGCCAACTGTACTGCCTGGGTGGCAGGAGCCACTGCAGGGGCAAAAATGAATGAATCCCTTACCTATACAACCTATGACGGGGCTGCTGATGTATCTCCAAGGTATACAAACACACAGATTGCTGCTGCACTGCAGGCCGGGGAATTTGTATTCACAGCATCAGACAATAAGGCCGTAGTAGAACAGGATATAAATTCCCTGACCGGCTACACGCCCACTAAAGGGAAGGCCTTCTCAAAAAACCGTGTAATCCGGGTACTGGATGGAATCAATAATGATTTTGTAAGGATATTCTCAGATTTTTATATCGGAAAGGTCGCCAACAATGACGATGGCCGTAACCTGTTAAAAAATGAATGCGTTAATTATATGAACAGTCTTCAGGGGATTGGAGCTGTCCAAAACTTTGATTCCCAGGCAGATATTGCGGTACTGCCAGGCGCCGGTGCAGACAGCGTATATATAGAAGTACATGCGCAGCCTGTGGACAGTGTGGAAAAAATATATATTGGAGTGGAGGTAGCATAATATGGGATTTTTTAAAGCTGGTGATAGCATAAGCGGCCAGGAAGGCCGCGCCTATGCTACTATAAATGGCCGTGTGGAAGAAATGTTTTATGCCAAGAATATCGAAGCTACGGCAGAGAAAAATAAGGCGGAATTTAAAGCGCTGGGAAAACGAGGAGTTCAGTCTAAGGCAATAGGATGGACCGGTAAGGGAAGTATGACAATATACTATTCTACTCCGGTATTCAGGCAGATGATGCTTAAATATATAAAAACAGGCGTGGATTCTTATTTTGATATGCAGGTTGTAAACGAGGACCCTACCAGCACCATCGGCAGGCAGACGGTTATATTAAAGAATGTCAACCTTGACAGCGTTATAATGGCAAAAATAGATGTGGACAGTGAGTTCCTTGAAGAGGAGATTGGTTTCACATTTGACGATGTGGATATGCCGGACAGTTTTGGCAATCCAATATTGAGATAATGAGGGGAGAATAGTATGAGTACATTGCAGGCATTTTTCGCACAAAATATCGCATCCGAAATTACAGAGGATTTTATAATATCAAAGAGATTTAAGGACCAGGAAGGACATCCCATACCCTGGAAGTTACGTACCATCACTGAAGAAGAAAACGAGGATATAAGGAAATCGGCGACAAGGATGGTTAAAGGCAAAAACGGTATACGCGTATCTGAAACCAATACAGAAGAGTATATCAGTAAACTTGCTGTTGCAAGCGTAGTATTTCCTGACCTTAAGGATGCAGAATTGCAAAAATCATATGGGACTTTAGGGTCTGAAGCTCTTTTAAAAAGAATGCTCCTGTCCGGAGAATATGCGGCTCTGATACAAAAGGTACAGGAAATCAACGGGTTTGACAAAGACATGAACGACCTGGTTGAAGAAGCAAAAAACTAATCAAGGGGGGCGATGGTGAGTGGAATTATGCTTACTATGCCCTCCATAAACTTGGCATAAAACCCTGGGAATTTGCTGAGTATAATACGGAGCAGAAGGCCTCTGTCATAGCAATGATCGATGTAAGAATTGAGTCAGATAAGAAAGCTGCTGCAAAGATTAAAAAGAAATAGATAAAATTTTTCTAAAAGATTTAACTCATGGCAAAGGCACCCCCGCAGCAAGGAGTGCTTTTGCTGTGCCACTTTTTATATTGAAGGGAGGTATTATATGGCGACAATATCGTCTGCCCTTAAATTGTTCGATGGTATGTCAGGTCCTTTAAAAAGTATTACGCAAGGCATGAATCTCATGATATCGGCTATGAACCAGATGCAGAATACTTCAAAAAAAAATAAGAACATCAGCAAAACATTAACGGCTGCAAAGGCTCAAATCGTATCTGCCGAAGCCGGCATAAAACAGGCTATTGAAGAATCAGAAGAGGCGCAAAAGGAATTTAATAAGTCAGTGAAAGACGGTTCAAAAAATGCCGGCGGCTTTATGAATAAGCTAAAGAGTATGGCTCTCATTATTAATACGGCTAAGAAACTGGCAGAGACAACCATAGGCGGTGCCATGCAGCAACAGCAAAGGATAGATATGTTTTCCGCCCAGTCCGGAAGCAAGGCGGCAGGTACCGATATCTACAACCGTATCGCAAAGCAGGCATTAGAATACGGTCAGGATGTAAATAAATCTTTAGACAGTACGATGTCATTCATGTCAAACACAAAGGATCCGGCACAATTAACTCAATTAAGCAAGTTAGCAATGAGGCTATCTAAGCTTAACCCGGCAGAGGGATTGGAAGGGGCTGCATCTTCCATGAAAGAGCTTATGAGCGGTGACTATACGTCAATTGCCGAAAAATTTAATATAAGCAAATCTGTACTGCAAGGCAGCTCCGCTGCAAAGGCAGGCGCTTCCGGAGATGTGGAAGGCTTTATTACAGGTATGGATGAGCTTTTAAATAAGCAGCATATGACAGAGGAAGCATTTAATAATTTGCTGGACAGCCCGGTAGCAAAATGGGAAAAGGCCATAAATACTTTTGGATTTAGGTTTGCCGATGCCGGCCGGTCAGCTATGAATGAGCTTGTTCCTTTATTTGATATGATTAACGATGCTTTAGAGTCCGGCAAGTTTCAGCCTATTTTTGATACATTGAGCAATGGACTGGTGATAGCGGTAAATGCCGCATATGGTTTAGCTATTGGATTTATGTGGATATGGGATGTAATACAACAAAATTGGGGAACTATTGAGCCAATACTTGCCACTGTCGGTGGGGCACTAACAATGTGGGCAGTAACTCAAATTCCGGCACTCATATCAAAACTCTGGGGTATTGTAAAACCTATAGCAGCAGCAGCTCTCAATTTTTTTGCATTGAATTGGCCTATTCTATTGATTGGGGCTATTATAGGATTTTTAATATATTCCATGATTAAATGGGGTAATGTTGTTATGGATGTAGTTGGCGTTATTGGCGGGGTGTTTGGAGTCCTATTCGCGTACCTATTTAATAGATTTGCTTATTTTGCAAATATGGTATTGTCCATAGCAGAGTTTTTTATGAATGTATGGCAAGATCCTGTGTACGCTATAAAAAAGTTGTTTTATGATTTAGTTATTAATATCCTTCAATATTTACAAAACTTAGCAATAGGTATCGAAAATATTATAAATAAAATACCTGGAATAAATATTGATATTACATCCGGAATGGATAATCTATTAAAAACCCTCAATGATGTGCGGGACGATCTTAAAAGTGAAAAGGATGTAATCACTTTGATGAGAATTGATCAAATAGACTATGTTGATGCATTTAATAAGGGGCAAGATATCGGAAAATCTATTGGCAAGTGGGCCGTAGATGGAGTACAAAGTGCTGCCGATGCTCTTAATAGTATCTTTAATCCTGCTATACCTCCGTTTAAGGAGCAAGTAGATGTATTACCCCCCGGCGGCATATTTAATCCTGACGATGTAGCAGTCCCCAACATCAATAAAGTCAACGAAGTAGGAAAAATCAATGATACTGTGGATATATCCTCCGAGGACCTTAAGATTATGAGAGAACTTGCAGAGATGAAGAACATACAGAATTTCGTGACCTTAACGCCTACAGTATCTGTACAGACAGGCGATATAAGAGAAGAGGCAAATATTAAAAATATAGTAACTGAAATAGTGGATGTTCTTAACCAGGAAATAGTTTCATCAGCAAGTGCGGTATATTCATAAAAGGAGGGATAGAATGGCATATGCAATACAACTTTCCTACAATAACGAGCAGGAGTCTTTCCAGATACCTGTAAATCCAGGCAGCATAGAAATAGGCGACGGGGGTAAAGGTAAGACCTATG is from Oxobacter pfennigii and encodes:
- a CDS encoding phage tail terminator family protein, with product MAERQRKDDDAMGVITINIIWDGINEVLNHNFPEVPIVEEISPELEKPYFLIKLLQGWQAQELGRRYRRTYSFDIHYFAVNNRESHSMAEQLYGIMGLIEIDGAKYRGMNMSHEVIDGVLHFNVDYSFDLKQEIQEYPLMQTMEQEGYVRG
- a CDS encoding phage tail tube protein, which codes for MGFFKAGDSISGQEGRAYATINGRVEEMFYAKNIEATAEKNKAEFKALGKRGVQSKAIGWTGKGSMTIYYSTPVFRQMMLKYIKTGVDSYFDMQVVNEDPTSTIGRQTVILKNVNLDSVIMAKIDVDSEFLEEEIGFTFDDVDMPDSFGNPILR
- a CDS encoding helix-turn-helix domain-containing protein, whose protein sequence is MRVTPIRLKRINAGINCDEAISMLGISKSMLYKIEIGNRSPSKNVIAKMSELYKCPVDDIFKAIKITRKLDKGVDKV
- a CDS encoding ImmA/IrrE family metallo-endopeptidase — translated: MIDDIIVGLLETYNTNNPFELCDFLDIKIISSNLGSDIKGFFQRTEEGYEIIHINSTLDYNESKYICAHELGHAILHTDLSISFFIENSLQIKNKFEIQADIFAAELLISNEQVDLISITDMTMDQLSSYFRVPADLIKYKFSREV
- a CDS encoding sigma-70 family RNA polymerase sigma factor; the encoded protein is MNYIKETEKWLYNYKTMMAGIENLYRLYEEKEKEAQEGHPIRYDRDKLSPTYVFSSETENIALDLVIIKSRIEKMKVKVKNIETALETLNDAERMIIEMKYFEGCRWQQISYKAQYNERWCKEIRKRAIEKMAIGMFGETQHDYSTKFG
- a CDS encoding helix-turn-helix domain-containing protein produces the protein MLGSRIRELRLKKGLTQKELADSLGTAQSTIAMVESGKREVSFDLLIEIAGFFGVSTDYLLLGFEQGPHLYDSPAASTKRDFKNSITEESPAPFNTITDVKRAMEIILSQPGLMLNGEMLSDESKIALANAIQMGLAYAEQKQREENEKRHNYTK
- a CDS encoding phage tail assembly chaperone, whose protein sequence is MSTLQAFFAQNIASEITEDFIISKRFKDQEGHPIPWKLRTITEEENEDIRKSATRMVKGKNGIRVSETNTEEYISKLAVASVVFPDLKDAELQKSYGTLGSEALLKRMLLSGEYAALIQKVQEINGFDKDMNDLVEEAKN
- a CDS encoding DUF3006 domain-containing protein, coding for MKAIIDRFEGNYAIVEMPGRKMVDIKISKIPAGAKEGDVLNIVDGEISIDSTGTAKKKERIEELTKDLWK
- a CDS encoding FAD-dependent oxidoreductase: MLFGIVGCAGNTSSTGGTYKAGTYTATAKGNNGDVKVSVTFSGEKITEVKLDEHRETPGIGDTAFNTISAKIVEGQTLNVDTVSGATNSSNAILEAVKNCVEQAGGDVNALMTQANSEPTKTEQIKSEQTDILVIGAGAAGLTASYFARTAGKNVILLEKRAFTGGNSALAGKFDLGGSKFQEKMGVDFSAEDHYESVAHEVGVEIGKTADEEYIRNFTSKGGAYLDWLVDEIKIPAGKVTNGKEIYSADGSGIKLTAEAMTMLTDAVKKIGVDLRLENAATKLVTKDGKVVGAEVKGPNGTYTINASAIIMTSGGFAASKELLEKYAPTWAGTPTSNTSATTGDGIIMAQEVGAVLSNMESFTLNPTFYDNNGTTISVSGVRYNGGILVDTKGKRFANELGDYTKAALAELALPEKGAFGIMDSKGLGTKAEYCVQADTIEELAAKIGVDPKGLAETIAKYHDAYDKKAEDEFGREDMRSRLDTAPYYAIKVFPGIHNTHGGITVNTRAQALGTTGKPIPGLYAAGDVADVKLYGAEALTAAGVYGRIAAESAITDIK
- a CDS encoding phage tail sheath family protein; this encodes MSGGIWTTQNKVRPGVYVNFNSEPQVMGSIGERGIVTMPLMLSWGEPKKVISVGAGEDVSVKLGYAISDSKLLLVKEALKRAQTLLLYRLNTGTKATATAGNLTVTAKWGGVRGNDITVAITENIDDPSYFDVVTLMSGVLVDTQTAADISGLAANDWVEFGGTGELTESAGMPLTGGADGTVTNQDYIDYLAAAEITDFNTMALPVTDSTLKGLAVSFCKRLRDDEGKKIQVVIENYPEADYEGVISVKNGVVLSDGTALTAANCTAWVAGATAGAKMNESLTYTTYDGAADVSPRYTNTQIAAALQAGEFVFTASDNKAVVEQDINSLTGYTPTKGKAFSKNRVIRVLDGINNDFVRIFSDFYIGKVANNDDGRNLLKNECVNYMNSLQGIGAVQNFDSQADIAVLPGAGADSVYIEVHAQPVDSVEKIYIGVEVA
- a CDS encoding HK97 gp10 family phage protein produces the protein MVRKLKACKGGIEFKEFEQLAKAFKKAADDKVVENFIREFLMEMALMAEQKMKNRTPADMKELANSWHAGNVKRRGKTYEVEIYNNAKDASFVEYGYSTKEEDISWVEGKFMMTISMKEIEKQLPGYLEKRQAGLLNQIMNGRAPKKG